In Eriocheir sinensis breed Jianghai 21 chromosome 45, ASM2467909v1, whole genome shotgun sequence, the following proteins share a genomic window:
- the LOC126980896 gene encoding uncharacterized protein LOC126980896 isoform X1 yields the protein MQNTKNYSKNLEVVRVYPPGTKRLGKKIPAIHQGCDDTFDINGDNYTRSSTPYKIDLPFHEIHTNTSQALDQNSIVLPLPSFERKSESCYGYELQTKPSSEVFNNEYSKITVSRDTTRISLQDSKSKSHGDELQVCSTGINWGPTRISHSPQNTLSLKDKGSLHVECHVSRNATCMEEKGRNNGRKKSPNANKLNRPQHQIVKFLEDYAEFGDDLKEIFEGRGKYCPTVLESTVDGSIVKGARRSYGSRNSSSVKTAIQSISSHQDSLISLDKCGLKTEQHKYKCSLCEVTSRSRKDIEEHITAMGTLHSEAVVLVLLGSQARGQNCPICNIRFTRLQLFKHIRSAHRDCFPLRCGYCVFFGQDYYQLRHHIRKKHGTSRYHIIDIPRLLAGEEAIGDEPERKSLACPLCRKSLKTLSNLKKHIAQHSRRKQQCSHCSFVTTFPTQIRSHYRRRHPSQDPHWQTILLDKGGNNFLVEDVTPYLKLITEKYGILQTKEKGKWMRQYRCPHCEYTCNFNSSYNRHLRLHSGVKPYKCGYCDFHAREAYVIKKHCSTAHKGSKPVVEEDKNFKAPYRYGAESREEKVENSRCLDSEKVVNAKKLKKSALPEHQEVKYTPASTSQTNKNSQIKKTCHFEKSQVNKSLCGLNHSLSCINMPLNKENSVSEELRYNSMSDSLVTSPVKHLQVNNAAQGFLIKDIHNVGLAKQDEITHCNPVEDEQSLRNISSIDKYESAFLDHSPVKVRTTKKYKLPNKIDTSRHVPDKQCRKVITDLDGEIQRDGIPSVSTQVSTVIRQEERLNSITLTKPLADLGEKMVVIFLRENRFGNLHIDKIEKIAHNSCPNTDIHDTSHNDIPMGRVSDLQKQKKSFIVQSEVEVADENTRHKKIKWPLAHISKGNSMNQVDDSSENCSFKGMDSREMESNLHSHISYLSDLQVQCHSKHVPPKPGIPKRGRLDGSYTNNDYFSTDKVRLMMQKEGGRVKCRKCGVTTTYRAFYKHARKHFNIKPFKCGYCSYRSIEKSKVRVHNTFCHPGHPPVIQKLSPESARIDCNTSNGCEVDFKRKSRSRRISDIPDQVECKKLYRDDLMNISHSSSNISSLNTKPSPLNSTRQSVFQCPLCSKFLQKHTPSVRRHLYSHFSYKPYKCGYCSYMGIGQSEIRAHHVTHGLSVPPKVETSGAPMPPDLTLHINTIFPLHQGAQPSQKEKGDVGLHDLVHDGTEAGQGSSIWKESSNTVKDISTVHLSSQNDTEESLIFSNNQKNLETYDSATCSLPQAMECETLVSESAYAVQVLENLENATTSNTLPSQLNSESVCVVYLIN from the exons ATGCAAAACACTAAAAATTATTCTAAAAATTTAGAAGTTGTTCGAGTATACCCTCCAGGAACTAAGAGGTTGGGGAAAAAAATACCTGCAATTCATCAGGGCTGTGATGATACTTTTGACATAAATGGAGACAATTATACAAGATCTTCCACACCTTATAAAATAGATCTCCCTTTCCATGAGATACATACTAATACCTCACAGGCTTTAGATCAGAACTCTATTGTTTTACCATTGCCTTCTTTTGAAAGGAAATCTGAATCATGTTATGGTTATGAACTGCAAACAAAGCCATCAAGTGAAGTGTTTAATAATGAATATTCAAAGATAACTGTGTCAAGGGATACTACTAGAATTTCACTGCAAGATTCAAAGTCAAAGTCACATGGAGATGAGCTACAAGTTTGTTCTACTGGAATCAATTGGGGGCCTACGAGAATAAGCCATTCTCCCCAAAACACATTGTCATTGAAAGACAAGGGTAGTCTTCATGTAGAGTGTCATGTTAGTAGAAATGCTACTTgcatggaagaaaaagggaggaacaatggaagaaagaaatctcCAAATGCTAATAAACTCAATCGCCCACAGCATCAAATTGTTAAGTTTCTTGAAGATTATGCAGAGTTTGGTGATGACTTGAAGGAAATttttgaaggaaggggaaagtattGCCCAACAGTTTTGGAATCAACAGTGGATGGGAGCATTGTAAAAGGGGCAAGGAG ATCCTATGGTTCACGCAACAGTTCTTCAGTAAAAACAGCTATCCAGAGCATAAGTAGTCACCAGGACTCTCTTATTTCACTAG ACAAGTGTGGCCTTAAAACTGAGCAACACAAGTACAAATGTTCGTTGTGTGAGGTTACAAGCCGCAGCCGGAAAGATATTGAGGAACACATAACAGCAATGGGGACCTTACACTCAGAGGCAGTAGTGCTTGTTTTGTTAGGCAGTCAAGCTCGAGGGCAGAACTGTCCCATCTGCAACATTAGATTCACAAGACTTCAGTTATTTAAG CACATTCGGAGTGCCCACAGGGACTGCTTTCCCTTGCGCTGTGGTTACTGTGTCTTCTTTGGACAAGATTATTATCAGCTGCGTCATCACATAAGGAAGAAGCATGGCACTTCAAGATATCACATTATTGACATACCCCGTCTTCTGGCAG GGGAGGAAGCAATAGGAGATGAACCCGAGAGGAAGAGTTTGGCATGTCCTCTTTGCCGGAAAAGTCTCAAG ACATTGTCCAACCTCAAGAAGCACATTGCTCAGCACAGCAGAAGGAAGCAACAATGCAGCCACTGCTCCTTTGTTACAACTTTTCCAACACAAATAAGAAGTCACTACCGTCGCAGGCATCCTTCCCAAGACCCTCACTGGCAGACT ATTTTACTTGATAAAGGGGGCAATAATTTTCTTGTGGAAGATGTGACTCCATACCTGAAGCTCATCACTGAAAAGTATGGAATACTTCAgaccaaagaaaaaggaaaatgg ATGAGACAGTACAGATGTCCACACTGTGAGTACACCTGCAATTTTAACTCCTCATACAATAGACATCTGCGCCTTCATAGTGGTGTAAAGCCATATAAATGTGGCTACTGTGATTTTCATGCCCGTGAGGCATATGTCATCAAAAAGCATTGCTCCACTGCTCATAAG GGCAGCAAGCCTGTTGTTGAAGAGGATAAAAATTTTAAGGCTCCCTATCGGTATGGAGCTGAATCAAGAGAAGAAAAGGTTGAGAATTCTAGATGTTTAGACAGTGAGAAAGTTGTTAATGCAAAGAAACTCAAAAAATCTGCTCTTCCAGAACATCAGGAAGTAAAATATACACCAGCATCAACATCACAGACTAATAAGAATTCACAAATTAAGAAAACATGTCATTTTGAAAAGAGTCAGGTTAACAAATCATTATGCGGTTTGAACCATTCACTATCTTGCATTAATATGCCTTTGAATAAAGAAAATTCAGTCTCTGAAGAACTAAGATATAACAGTATGAGTGACAGCCTTGTGACCAGTCCTGTAAAACACTTGCAGGTAAACAATGCTGCACAGGGTTTTCTTATTAAGGACATTCACAACGTGGGGTTGGCAAAACAAGATGAGATCACACACTGTAATCCTGTTGAAGATGAACAGTCTCTCAGAAATATTTCTTCAATTGATAAATATGAATCTGCTTTCCTAGATCACTCCCCAGTTAAAGTGAGAACTACTAAAAAGTACAAGTTGCCAAATAAAATTGATACATCCCGACATGTACCAGACAAGCAGTGCAGAAAAGTCATTACTGATTTAGATGGTGAAATACAGAGGGATGGCATACCAAGTGTCTCCACACAAGTGTCCACCGTCATTAGACAAGAAGAAAGATTGAACAGTATTACACTTACAAAGCCTCTGGCTGATTTGGGAGAGAAAATGGTAGTTATTTTtttaagagaaaacaggtttGGCAATTTGCATATAGACAAAATTGAGAAAATTGCTCACAATAGTTGTCCAAATACAGACATACACGATACTTCTCATAATGATATTCCAATGGGCAGGGTCTCTGATcttcaaaaacagaaaaaaagttttATAGTTCAAAGTGAGGTTGAAGTAGCAGATGAAAATAcaagacataaaaaaattaaatggcCTCTTGCACATATTTCTAAAGGGAATTCAATGAACCAAGTTGATGATTCTTCAGAAAATTGTTCATTTAAAGGAATGGACAGCAGAGAGATGGAAAGCAACTTGCATAGCCATATCAGTTACCTATCAGATTTGCAAGTGCAGTGCCATAGTAAGCATGTTCCTCCCAAGCCTGGAATACCGAAACGTGGCCGACTGGATGGAAGTTACACCAATAATGATTATTTTTCAACGGATAAAGTGAGACTGATGATGCAGAAAGAGGGTGGACGTGTAAAATGTCGAAAGTGTGGAGTTACTACAACTTACCGAGCATTCTATAAACATGCCAGAAAACACTTTAATATAAAACCTTTCAAATGTGGTTATTGTTCATATAGATCCATTGAAAAAAGTAAGGTGAGAGTCCACAATACTTTTTGTCACCCCGGTCATCCTCCTGTGATACAGAAGTTGTCCCCAGAGTCTGCCAGAATTGACTGCAATACATCTAATGGTTGTGAAGTTGATtttaaaaggaaaagtagaagcagaagaaTCTCAGATATACCTGACCAAGTTGAATGCAAAAAACTTTACAGAGATGATCTTATGAACATTTCTCATAGTTCAAGCAACATCTCATCTCTCAATACCAAACCTTCACCTCTCAACTCtacaaggcagtcagtcttccaGTGTCCATTGTGTTCAAAATTCCTACAGAAGCATACACCATCAGTCAGAAGACACCTTTACAGCCACTTCAGTTACAAGCCCTACAAGTGTGGCTATTGTTCCTACATGGGGATTGGACAGAGTGAA ATTCGAGCACATCATGTCACCCATGGCCTCAGTGTACCACCAAAAGTTGAGACCTCGGGTGCTCCCATGCCACCAGATCTCACCTTGCACATCAACACAATATTCCCTTTGCATCAGGGGGCACAACCAAGccagaaggaaaagggggatgtTGGTCTCCATGATTTGGTACATGATGGCACAGAGGCAGGTCAAGGATCAAGTATTTGGAAAGAATCATCAAATACTGTCAAGGATATAAGTACTGTTCACTTAAGTTCACAGAATGACACTGAAGAAAGCCTTATATTCAGTAATAATCAAAAGAACTTAGAAACCTATGATTCTGCTACATGCTCTTTACCTCAAGCTATGGAGTGTGAGACTTTGGTGTCTGAATCTGCATATGCTGTACAAGTTCTTGAAAATTTAGAAAATGCTACTACATCAAATACACTTCCTTCTCAGTTGAACTCAGAATCAGTCTGTGTTGTATATTTAATTAATTGA
- the LOC126980896 gene encoding uncharacterized protein LOC126980896 isoform X2 encodes MFGIYLKAVPQTSPIIPETVRHQIVKFLEDYAEFGDDLKEIFEGRGKYCPTVLESTVDGSIVKGARRSYGSRNSSSVKTAIQSISSHQDSLISLDKCGLKTEQHKYKCSLCEVTSRSRKDIEEHITAMGTLHSEAVVLVLLGSQARGQNCPICNIRFTRLQLFKHIRSAHRDCFPLRCGYCVFFGQDYYQLRHHIRKKHGTSRYHIIDIPRLLAGEEAIGDEPERKSLACPLCRKSLKTLSNLKKHIAQHSRRKQQCSHCSFVTTFPTQIRSHYRRRHPSQDPHWQTILLDKGGNNFLVEDVTPYLKLITEKYGILQTKEKGKWMRQYRCPHCEYTCNFNSSYNRHLRLHSGVKPYKCGYCDFHAREAYVIKKHCSTAHKGSKPVVEEDKNFKAPYRYGAESREEKVENSRCLDSEKVVNAKKLKKSALPEHQEVKYTPASTSQTNKNSQIKKTCHFEKSQVNKSLCGLNHSLSCINMPLNKENSVSEELRYNSMSDSLVTSPVKHLQVNNAAQGFLIKDIHNVGLAKQDEITHCNPVEDEQSLRNISSIDKYESAFLDHSPVKVRTTKKYKLPNKIDTSRHVPDKQCRKVITDLDGEIQRDGIPSVSTQVSTVIRQEERLNSITLTKPLADLGEKMVVIFLRENRFGNLHIDKIEKIAHNSCPNTDIHDTSHNDIPMGRVSDLQKQKKSFIVQSEVEVADENTRHKKIKWPLAHISKGNSMNQVDDSSENCSFKGMDSREMESNLHSHISYLSDLQVQCHSKHVPPKPGIPKRGRLDGSYTNNDYFSTDKVRLMMQKEGGRVKCRKCGVTTTYRAFYKHARKHFNIKPFKCGYCSYRSIEKSKVRVHNTFCHPGHPPVIQKLSPESARIDCNTSNGCEVDFKRKSRSRRISDIPDQVECKKLYRDDLMNISHSSSNISSLNTKPSPLNSTRQSVFQCPLCSKFLQKHTPSVRRHLYSHFSYKPYKCGYCSYMGIGQSEIRAHHVTHGLSVPPKVETSGAPMPPDLTLHINTIFPLHQGAQPSQKEKGDVGLHDLVHDGTEAGQGSSIWKESSNTVKDISTVHLSSQNDTEESLIFSNNQKNLETYDSATCSLPQAMECETLVSESAYAVQVLENLENATTSNTLPSQLNSESVCVVYLIN; translated from the exons atgtttggtatatatttaaaAGCAGTCCCCCAGACGTCACCAATAATACCTGAAACCGTCAGA CATCAAATTGTTAAGTTTCTTGAAGATTATGCAGAGTTTGGTGATGACTTGAAGGAAATttttgaaggaaggggaaagtattGCCCAACAGTTTTGGAATCAACAGTGGATGGGAGCATTGTAAAAGGGGCAAGGAG ATCCTATGGTTCACGCAACAGTTCTTCAGTAAAAACAGCTATCCAGAGCATAAGTAGTCACCAGGACTCTCTTATTTCACTAG ACAAGTGTGGCCTTAAAACTGAGCAACACAAGTACAAATGTTCGTTGTGTGAGGTTACAAGCCGCAGCCGGAAAGATATTGAGGAACACATAACAGCAATGGGGACCTTACACTCAGAGGCAGTAGTGCTTGTTTTGTTAGGCAGTCAAGCTCGAGGGCAGAACTGTCCCATCTGCAACATTAGATTCACAAGACTTCAGTTATTTAAG CACATTCGGAGTGCCCACAGGGACTGCTTTCCCTTGCGCTGTGGTTACTGTGTCTTCTTTGGACAAGATTATTATCAGCTGCGTCATCACATAAGGAAGAAGCATGGCACTTCAAGATATCACATTATTGACATACCCCGTCTTCTGGCAG GGGAGGAAGCAATAGGAGATGAACCCGAGAGGAAGAGTTTGGCATGTCCTCTTTGCCGGAAAAGTCTCAAG ACATTGTCCAACCTCAAGAAGCACATTGCTCAGCACAGCAGAAGGAAGCAACAATGCAGCCACTGCTCCTTTGTTACAACTTTTCCAACACAAATAAGAAGTCACTACCGTCGCAGGCATCCTTCCCAAGACCCTCACTGGCAGACT ATTTTACTTGATAAAGGGGGCAATAATTTTCTTGTGGAAGATGTGACTCCATACCTGAAGCTCATCACTGAAAAGTATGGAATACTTCAgaccaaagaaaaaggaaaatgg ATGAGACAGTACAGATGTCCACACTGTGAGTACACCTGCAATTTTAACTCCTCATACAATAGACATCTGCGCCTTCATAGTGGTGTAAAGCCATATAAATGTGGCTACTGTGATTTTCATGCCCGTGAGGCATATGTCATCAAAAAGCATTGCTCCACTGCTCATAAG GGCAGCAAGCCTGTTGTTGAAGAGGATAAAAATTTTAAGGCTCCCTATCGGTATGGAGCTGAATCAAGAGAAGAAAAGGTTGAGAATTCTAGATGTTTAGACAGTGAGAAAGTTGTTAATGCAAAGAAACTCAAAAAATCTGCTCTTCCAGAACATCAGGAAGTAAAATATACACCAGCATCAACATCACAGACTAATAAGAATTCACAAATTAAGAAAACATGTCATTTTGAAAAGAGTCAGGTTAACAAATCATTATGCGGTTTGAACCATTCACTATCTTGCATTAATATGCCTTTGAATAAAGAAAATTCAGTCTCTGAAGAACTAAGATATAACAGTATGAGTGACAGCCTTGTGACCAGTCCTGTAAAACACTTGCAGGTAAACAATGCTGCACAGGGTTTTCTTATTAAGGACATTCACAACGTGGGGTTGGCAAAACAAGATGAGATCACACACTGTAATCCTGTTGAAGATGAACAGTCTCTCAGAAATATTTCTTCAATTGATAAATATGAATCTGCTTTCCTAGATCACTCCCCAGTTAAAGTGAGAACTACTAAAAAGTACAAGTTGCCAAATAAAATTGATACATCCCGACATGTACCAGACAAGCAGTGCAGAAAAGTCATTACTGATTTAGATGGTGAAATACAGAGGGATGGCATACCAAGTGTCTCCACACAAGTGTCCACCGTCATTAGACAAGAAGAAAGATTGAACAGTATTACACTTACAAAGCCTCTGGCTGATTTGGGAGAGAAAATGGTAGTTATTTTtttaagagaaaacaggtttGGCAATTTGCATATAGACAAAATTGAGAAAATTGCTCACAATAGTTGTCCAAATACAGACATACACGATACTTCTCATAATGATATTCCAATGGGCAGGGTCTCTGATcttcaaaaacagaaaaaaagttttATAGTTCAAAGTGAGGTTGAAGTAGCAGATGAAAATAcaagacataaaaaaattaaatggcCTCTTGCACATATTTCTAAAGGGAATTCAATGAACCAAGTTGATGATTCTTCAGAAAATTGTTCATTTAAAGGAATGGACAGCAGAGAGATGGAAAGCAACTTGCATAGCCATATCAGTTACCTATCAGATTTGCAAGTGCAGTGCCATAGTAAGCATGTTCCTCCCAAGCCTGGAATACCGAAACGTGGCCGACTGGATGGAAGTTACACCAATAATGATTATTTTTCAACGGATAAAGTGAGACTGATGATGCAGAAAGAGGGTGGACGTGTAAAATGTCGAAAGTGTGGAGTTACTACAACTTACCGAGCATTCTATAAACATGCCAGAAAACACTTTAATATAAAACCTTTCAAATGTGGTTATTGTTCATATAGATCCATTGAAAAAAGTAAGGTGAGAGTCCACAATACTTTTTGTCACCCCGGTCATCCTCCTGTGATACAGAAGTTGTCCCCAGAGTCTGCCAGAATTGACTGCAATACATCTAATGGTTGTGAAGTTGATtttaaaaggaaaagtagaagcagaagaaTCTCAGATATACCTGACCAAGTTGAATGCAAAAAACTTTACAGAGATGATCTTATGAACATTTCTCATAGTTCAAGCAACATCTCATCTCTCAATACCAAACCTTCACCTCTCAACTCtacaaggcagtcagtcttccaGTGTCCATTGTGTTCAAAATTCCTACAGAAGCATACACCATCAGTCAGAAGACACCTTTACAGCCACTTCAGTTACAAGCCCTACAAGTGTGGCTATTGTTCCTACATGGGGATTGGACAGAGTGAA ATTCGAGCACATCATGTCACCCATGGCCTCAGTGTACCACCAAAAGTTGAGACCTCGGGTGCTCCCATGCCACCAGATCTCACCTTGCACATCAACACAATATTCCCTTTGCATCAGGGGGCACAACCAAGccagaaggaaaagggggatgtTGGTCTCCATGATTTGGTACATGATGGCACAGAGGCAGGTCAAGGATCAAGTATTTGGAAAGAATCATCAAATACTGTCAAGGATATAAGTACTGTTCACTTAAGTTCACAGAATGACACTGAAGAAAGCCTTATATTCAGTAATAATCAAAAGAACTTAGAAACCTATGATTCTGCTACATGCTCTTTACCTCAAGCTATGGAGTGTGAGACTTTGGTGTCTGAATCTGCATATGCTGTACAAGTTCTTGAAAATTTAGAAAATGCTACTACATCAAATACACTTCCTTCTCAGTTGAACTCAGAATCAGTCTGTGTTGTATATTTAATTAATTGA